The Streptomyces cadmiisoli genome has a segment encoding these proteins:
- a CDS encoding ABC transporter ATP-binding protein produces MTDTGHAANADAVGGGATARDGAVDRAAESDPEVLAGHTATSAEVVAELTGVTKEYPGGVTALGGVDLTVTAGELLAIVGPSGSGKSTLLHILGTLDRPTAGTVAIAGHTVGDLSDRQVSALRARHIGFVFQSFHLVPAATALDNVTEGLRYSGLARAERRRRGRAALERVGLADRVGHRPHALSGGQQQRVAIARAVAGRPKLLLADEPTGALDSASGKAVMELLHELNADGATIAVITHDRELAESLPRQVRILDGRVVEDTRRRVPGGAR; encoded by the coding sequence ATGACGGACACCGGACACGCGGCGAACGCGGACGCCGTGGGCGGGGGTGCCACAGCACGCGACGGCGCCGTCGACAGGGCTGCCGAATCCGACCCGGAGGTCCTTGCTGGGCATACGGCGACGAGTGCGGAGGTGGTCGCCGAGCTGACGGGGGTGACCAAGGAGTACCCGGGCGGGGTGACCGCCCTCGGCGGTGTCGACCTCACCGTCACCGCCGGGGAACTGCTCGCCATCGTCGGCCCGTCCGGCTCCGGCAAGTCCACCCTGCTGCACATCCTCGGCACCCTGGACCGGCCCACCGCCGGCACGGTCGCCATCGCCGGGCACACGGTCGGCGACCTGTCCGACCGCCAGGTCTCCGCACTGCGCGCCCGGCACATCGGGTTCGTCTTCCAGTCCTTCCACCTCGTACCCGCGGCTACGGCGCTGGACAACGTCACCGAGGGACTGCGCTACTCCGGTCTGGCGCGTGCCGAGCGCCGGCGCCGGGGCAGGGCCGCCCTTGAGCGGGTGGGGCTGGCCGACCGCGTCGGGCACAGGCCGCACGCCCTCTCCGGGGGCCAGCAGCAGCGTGTGGCCATCGCGCGCGCGGTTGCCGGGCGGCCGAAGCTCCTCCTGGCCGACGAGCCGACCGGGGCGCTGGACTCCGCGTCCGGCAAGGCGGTGATGGAACTGCTCCACGAACTCAACGCCGACGGGGCGACCATCGCCGTCATCACACACGACCGGGAACTCGCCGAGTCCCTGCCGCGCCAGGTCCGCATCCTGGACGGGCGCGTCGTCGAGGACACCCGCAGGCGCGTTCCGGGCGGTGCCCGGTGA
- a CDS encoding spherulation-specific family 4 protein — MRRSTRILACAAVVAAGATFAALPAIASQDETSSAASPDETSSAGASPEETASASASPDGTPSATASPDGTPSATASPDGTPSATASPDETPSPTATASDQKVSVPAYFYPGTPGSSGGPYWDRLIASRDTVGLAVANPDNGPGQAVNTDYTAKMRQAEAAGVDVIGYVRTGYLGTAPNNFTTREEGSTDPGVWLNQIKRDVDAWYTMYGAANLDGIFFDEGMAQCGPGNKWADHYAELKKYVEGTYGAEAIVVANPGTGTQECFKDTADTLVTFEGDEDAYRRHQPEAWEAKVPSDKIWHLVYDVPDAARMSEVVALSRERNAGHVYVTHDILDNPWDTLPPAAYWNSLTGRTP, encoded by the coding sequence ATGCGCCGTTCCACCCGGATTCTCGCCTGCGCCGCCGTCGTCGCGGCCGGTGCCACCTTCGCCGCCCTCCCCGCCATCGCCTCACAGGACGAGACCTCGTCGGCCGCCTCACCGGACGAGACGTCGTCGGCCGGCGCCTCACCGGAGGAGACCGCGTCGGCCAGTGCCTCACCGGACGGCACCCCGTCGGCCACCGCCTCACCGGACGGCACCCCGTCGGCCACCGCCTCACCGGACGGCACCCCGTCGGCCACCGCCTCACCGGACGAGACCCCGTCCCCCACCGCCACCGCGTCCGACCAGAAGGTCTCCGTACCGGCGTACTTCTACCCCGGCACCCCGGGCAGCTCCGGTGGTCCGTACTGGGACCGGCTGATAGCGAGCCGCGACACGGTCGGGCTGGCGGTGGCCAACCCGGACAACGGCCCCGGACAGGCCGTGAACACCGACTACACCGCGAAGATGCGGCAGGCCGAAGCCGCGGGCGTCGACGTCATCGGCTATGTGCGCACGGGCTACTTGGGCACCGCGCCGAACAACTTCACCACCCGGGAGGAGGGCTCCACCGATCCCGGCGTGTGGCTGAACCAGATCAAGAGGGACGTCGACGCCTGGTACACGATGTACGGCGCGGCGAACCTCGACGGCATCTTCTTCGACGAGGGAATGGCGCAGTGCGGTCCCGGCAACAAGTGGGCCGACCACTACGCGGAGCTCAAGAAGTACGTCGAGGGCACCTACGGCGCCGAGGCGATCGTCGTCGCCAATCCCGGTACGGGCACGCAGGAGTGCTTCAAGGACACCGCCGACACCCTCGTCACCTTCGAGGGCGACGAGGACGCGTATCGGCGACACCAACCGGAGGCGTGGGAGGCGAAGGTGCCGTCCGACAAGATCTGGCACCTCGTCTACGACGTGCCCGACGCGGCACGGATGTCCGAGGTCGTGGCCCTGTCCCGGGAGCGCAACGCCGGGCACGTCTACGTCACCCACGACATCCTCGACAACCCGTGGGACACGTTGCCGCCGGCCGCGTACTGGAACTCGCTGACCGGGCGGACCCCCTGA
- a CDS encoding DNA primase family protein yields MSSAQSGTAFDATAAAPPARDPEPGRSPARALTPHAELPSRTAEGTELPALPGTLTDRGNAKLFVERFRGRFRHVDGLGWFAWDGYRWKRTGGEKAALWAAGEMAEAMPDHDPNGVFNERELRTHKRRTLSTAGVKALLTQAKASPSLSIDPDELDGDPYALCTPAGVVDLYSGRLRTPDPEKGCHSRATSVAPQDMPIPRWHRFLTDTFGGDAEGREMIEFLHLLLGYSVTGDVGAQVLPFLHGEGKNGKSVLLDVMMQILGDYADAAPPGFLMDRGSFSEHSTELTELHGRRLIVCSELKPNDKFDEARVRLLTGGDKIKARRMRQDFFSFTPTHHLWLLGNHRPEVSTGGFAFWRRIRLIPFERVVPDEAKIDNLALELVRDEGPGILQWLLTGAHRYLTTRNTLAGPDRVRIATHAYAATEDHIGRFLTECCTQNTNTETGHGTELRTEQGHLYTAYSAWCSTTEGIRPANARVFAQRVRQEVGLTTPADMIKSNGRKYYPGIALLSE; encoded by the coding sequence ATGAGCAGCGCCCAGAGCGGGACCGCTTTCGATGCCACTGCCGCCGCCCCTCCCGCCCGGGATCCGGAGCCCGGGCGGTCGCCTGCGCGCGCGCTCACCCCCCACGCAGAGCTGCCCTCACGCACGGCGGAAGGAACGGAACTCCCGGCGCTGCCCGGGACGTTGACGGACCGGGGGAACGCGAAGCTGTTCGTGGAGCGGTTCCGTGGGCGGTTCCGGCATGTGGACGGGCTGGGCTGGTTCGCGTGGGACGGCTACCGGTGGAAGCGCACGGGCGGTGAGAAGGCCGCACTGTGGGCGGCCGGCGAAATGGCCGAAGCCATGCCCGACCACGATCCGAACGGCGTGTTCAACGAACGGGAGTTGCGGACACACAAACGACGCACCCTCTCCACGGCGGGTGTGAAGGCCCTGCTGACCCAGGCGAAGGCCTCTCCCAGCCTGTCCATCGACCCCGACGAGCTGGACGGTGACCCCTACGCCCTGTGCACCCCGGCCGGAGTGGTGGATCTGTACAGCGGCCGGCTGCGCACACCCGATCCGGAGAAGGGCTGTCACTCCCGTGCCACCAGCGTCGCTCCCCAGGACATGCCGATCCCCCGCTGGCACCGGTTCTTGACGGACACGTTCGGTGGGGACGCGGAAGGGCGGGAGATGATCGAGTTCCTGCACCTGCTGCTCGGTTACTCCGTCACCGGCGACGTCGGCGCACAAGTGCTCCCGTTCCTGCACGGCGAGGGAAAGAACGGCAAGTCCGTCCTGCTCGACGTGATGATGCAGATCCTCGGCGACTACGCCGACGCCGCCCCACCCGGCTTCCTCATGGACCGCGGCTCCTTCTCCGAACACTCCACCGAACTCACCGAACTCCACGGCCGACGCCTCATCGTCTGCAGCGAACTCAAACCCAACGACAAATTCGACGAAGCCCGCGTCCGCCTCCTCACCGGCGGCGACAAAATCAAAGCCCGCCGCATGCGCCAGGACTTCTTCTCCTTCACCCCCACCCACCACCTCTGGCTCCTCGGCAACCACCGCCCCGAAGTCTCCACCGGCGGCTTCGCCTTCTGGCGCCGCATACGCCTCATCCCCTTCGAACGCGTCGTCCCCGACGAAGCCAAAATCGACAACCTCGCCCTCGAACTCGTCCGCGACGAAGGACCCGGCATCCTCCAATGGCTCCTCACCGGAGCACACCGATACCTCACCACCCGCAACACCCTCGCCGGCCCCGACCGCGTCCGCATCGCCACCCACGCCTACGCAGCCACCGAAGACCACATCGGACGCTTCCTCACCGAATGCTGCACCCAAAACACCAACACAGAAACCGGACACGGTACCGAACTCCGCACCGAACAAGGCCACCTCTACACCGCCTACAGCGCCTGGTGCAGCACCACCGAAGGCATCCGCCCCGCCAACGCCCGCGTCTTCGCCCAACGCGTCCGACAAGAAGTCGGCCTCACCACCCCCGCAGACATGATCAAATCCAACGGCCGGAAGTACTACCCCGGCATCGCCCTGCTGTCGGAGTGA
- a CDS encoding RICIN domain-containing protein, with the protein MPDVPALYDRCRALGVIDELTGGPPDSGYRFIRSGCPRGPGSVLRRPNIGERSLNVHFHGAAGALVFGWDIDADELPALSGEEQRRRIAEQVPGRLRACLWRGTHAADRWRSGHQPLFPRLSVVMWRLPTDSSWRTPEVAAEHAESDVWTSLVSDLTDPSPGTLMQSERLGVERSSFRLAGAIRHVLAMRPLTDEVVGALNPRAGRDDRKRAVTANGYPRGFSRPGPPLDRGIGEGAALVTGDAYRTWGHFLFEPDGAGYHRIMVHHSGKALQTAGGEPGAALVQAEPHDGDPQKFLLQQYRNGVYQRVRTFTGADATPGAPDGSVYRIIAKESRLALQVSDPVPGSPVTLAEPDDGDGQLFCRRTLFGYGLFGHLRHRATDVPILIRPPARPYG; encoded by the coding sequence ATGCCCGACGTGCCCGCGCTGTACGACCGGTGCCGCGCCCTGGGAGTGATCGACGAACTCACCGGCGGGCCACCTGACAGCGGATATCGGTTCATCCGCTCCGGGTGTCCCCGGGGCCCCGGATCCGTATTGCGCAGGCCCAACATCGGTGAGCGCTCGCTCAACGTACATTTCCACGGCGCGGCGGGCGCCCTCGTTTTCGGCTGGGACATAGACGCCGACGAGCTCCCCGCTCTGTCGGGCGAGGAGCAGCGGCGCCGGATCGCGGAACAGGTGCCCGGCAGGCTCCGGGCTTGTCTGTGGCGCGGCACCCACGCCGCCGACCGGTGGCGCTCGGGGCACCAGCCCTTGTTCCCCCGGCTCTCGGTCGTGATGTGGCGCCTGCCCACCGACAGCTCATGGCGTACGCCCGAGGTCGCCGCGGAGCACGCCGAGTCCGACGTGTGGACCTCGCTGGTCAGCGACCTGACCGATCCCTCCCCGGGGACCCTCATGCAGTCGGAGCGGCTGGGCGTGGAGCGGTCGTCCTTCCGTCTGGCCGGCGCGATCCGGCACGTTCTCGCGATGCGCCCGCTGACGGACGAGGTCGTCGGCGCCCTGAATCCCCGGGCCGGCCGCGACGACCGCAAGCGGGCCGTCACCGCGAACGGCTATCCGCGCGGATTCTCCCGACCCGGCCCGCCGCTGGACCGGGGAATCGGCGAGGGCGCGGCGCTCGTCACCGGGGACGCCTACCGGACCTGGGGCCACTTCCTCTTCGAACCGGACGGCGCGGGCTACCACCGCATCATGGTCCACCACTCGGGCAAGGCCTTGCAGACGGCCGGTGGGGAGCCGGGAGCCGCGCTGGTCCAGGCCGAACCGCACGACGGCGACCCGCAGAAGTTCCTGCTTCAGCAGTACCGGAACGGCGTCTATCAGCGTGTGCGCACCTTCACCGGGGCGGACGCGACGCCCGGAGCACCGGACGGCTCGGTGTACCGCATCATCGCGAAGGAGTCGCGGCTCGCCCTCCAGGTGAGCGATCCGGTGCCGGGCAGCCCCGTCACCCTCGCCGAACCGGATGACGGGGACGGCCAGTTGTTCTGCCGGCGAACCCTCTTCGGATACGGCCTCTTCGGCCATCTCCGGCACCGGGCCACCGATGTGCCGATCCTGATCCGGCCCCCGGCCCGGCCCTACGGCTGA
- a CDS encoding sensor histidine kinase yields the protein MGGGLIVLVYVFAGQNLYRSMQQVARAPVTGLSGTAWGIVPRGLTAPPGTPVPRRPIAPDGGTVRTLDERTQEQLTDSLRSAAARELATAALVGLAALTAVSVPVAWWTAGRVLRPVRHLTETARRLTGTTLHERIALRGPPGELKVLADTFDEMLDRLENQVEAQKRFAANAAHELRTPLALQRTAAEVGLAGSPDPERVARIRAKLVETSERQEQLIEGLLLLAVSEQELQRRTTVDLRDIATTAVHTLTPLAAERDVRVHTELRSLPAVGDAVLLDRLAQNLVGNAVRYNQPGGEVRVRTGALGLEVSNTGPVVPEATVALLFEPFRRLQERRHAPGEGVGLGLSIVAAIARAHGLPVEARANPGGGLTVRVGPSSQRTAPIRQLPSANRA from the coding sequence GTGGGGGGTGGCCTCATCGTCCTGGTGTACGTGTTCGCGGGCCAGAATCTGTACCGGAGCATGCAACAGGTCGCGCGCGCCCCTGTGACAGGACTGTCCGGCACCGCGTGGGGGATCGTGCCGCGGGGTCTCACCGCGCCCCCCGGCACACCCGTCCCCCGGAGACCGATCGCACCCGACGGGGGGACCGTCCGCACACTCGACGAGCGCACCCAGGAACAGCTCACCGACTCGCTGCGATCCGCCGCGGCGCGTGAACTGGCCACCGCCGCGCTGGTCGGTCTCGCCGCCCTCACCGCCGTCTCCGTCCCGGTCGCGTGGTGGACGGCGGGCCGCGTGCTGCGCCCCGTACGACACCTGACGGAGACGGCCCGCCGGCTCACCGGTACGACGCTCCACGAACGCATCGCGCTGCGCGGCCCGCCGGGTGAACTGAAGGTGCTGGCGGACACCTTCGACGAGATGCTCGACCGGCTGGAGAACCAGGTCGAGGCACAGAAGAGGTTCGCGGCCAACGCTGCGCACGAACTGCGCACGCCTCTCGCGCTCCAGCGCACGGCCGCCGAGGTCGGGCTGGCGGGCTCACCGGATCCGGAGCGCGTGGCCCGTATCCGGGCCAAGCTCGTGGAGACGTCCGAGCGGCAGGAGCAGCTCATCGAGGGGCTGTTGCTCCTGGCGGTGTCCGAACAGGAACTCCAGCGCCGTACGACCGTCGACCTGCGGGACATCGCCACCACGGCCGTGCACACGCTGACTCCCCTGGCGGCGGAGCGTGATGTGCGCGTGCACACCGAACTGCGGTCCCTGCCGGCCGTCGGCGACGCCGTACTGCTGGACCGGCTGGCGCAGAATCTGGTCGGCAACGCGGTGCGGTACAACCAGCCGGGCGGCGAGGTACGGGTGCGCACCGGTGCCCTGGGCCTGGAGGTGTCCAACACCGGGCCGGTGGTGCCCGAGGCGACCGTCGCCCTGCTCTTCGAGCCTTTCCGCCGGCTTCAGGAACGTCGTCACGCACCGGGTGAGGGCGTGGGCCTGGGCCTGTCCATCGTGGCCGCGATCGCCCGAGCGCACGGCCTGCCGGTCGAGGCGCGGGCCAACCCCGGGGGCGGTCTGACGGTACGCGTGGGGCCCAGCTCCCAACGCACGGCACCGATCCGGCAGTTGCCGTCGGCGAACCGGGCTTGA
- a CDS encoding peptidoglycan-binding protein: MKLRKPLLAALVAGLVATGGLLTATLVSDTSGSTAQDAPVPVPTRTASVVRQTMVSSTDVEGTLAFSSQRKLTAGGQGTFTWLPAAGSTVKRNGRLYEVDGTAVRLMYGDKPAYRTLKKGDEGADVRQLKQNLIALGFGSGLVADDEFTEGTERGVEAWQESHGLKETGTIGPEQIAFAPSAVRVQTAPATLGGRSQPGVTVLTTTSSERVVQFDLEVSEADDIGTGDVVTVRLPDGRSVKGEVSSVGRTAEVDRQSEDKTPKVKITVELDRPGRVGGIDKSPVTVTLSGERRKDVLSVPVESLLALENGGFGVRVVDDGEARDVPVELGIFADGRVEVSGGGLREGMKVGVPA, translated from the coding sequence ATGAAGCTCAGGAAACCGCTGCTCGCCGCCCTGGTGGCGGGCCTGGTCGCGACAGGCGGCCTGCTGACGGCCACCCTCGTCTCCGACACCTCCGGATCCACCGCCCAGGACGCCCCGGTACCGGTCCCGACCAGGACCGCCTCGGTCGTACGCCAGACCATGGTCAGCTCCACCGACGTCGAGGGCACGCTCGCCTTCTCGTCCCAGCGCAAGCTCACGGCCGGCGGACAGGGCACCTTCACCTGGCTGCCCGCAGCCGGGTCCACCGTCAAGCGGAACGGCAGGCTCTATGAGGTGGACGGCACCGCCGTGCGTCTGATGTACGGCGACAAACCCGCCTACCGCACCCTGAAGAAGGGCGACGAGGGCGCGGACGTGCGCCAGCTCAAGCAGAACCTCATCGCGCTGGGCTTCGGGTCCGGACTCGTGGCCGACGACGAGTTCACCGAGGGCACCGAGCGCGGCGTCGAGGCCTGGCAGGAGAGCCATGGCCTGAAGGAGACCGGCACGATCGGTCCCGAGCAGATCGCGTTCGCGCCCTCGGCGGTGAGGGTGCAGACGGCGCCGGCCACGCTCGGCGGGCGGTCCCAGCCCGGTGTGACGGTACTGACGACCACGAGCTCCGAACGTGTCGTGCAGTTCGACCTGGAGGTCTCCGAGGCGGACGACATCGGCACCGGGGACGTCGTGACCGTGCGGCTCCCCGACGGCAGGAGTGTGAAGGGCGAGGTCAGCTCGGTCGGCAGGACCGCCGAGGTCGACCGGCAGTCGGAGGACAAGACCCCGAAGGTGAAGATCACCGTCGAGCTGGACCGGCCCGGCCGGGTCGGGGGCATCGACAAGTCGCCGGTCACCGTGACGCTGTCGGGGGAACGCCGCAAGGACGTGCTGTCCGTGCCGGTCGAGTCGCTCCTGGCGCTGGAGAACGGCGGCTTCGGCGTCCGTGTCGTCGATGACGGCGAGGCCAGGGACGTACCGGTGGAGCTGGGCATCTTCGCCGACGGCCGGGTCGAGGTGTCGGGCGGCGGCCTGCGCGAGGGCATGAAGGTGGGTGTCCCGGCATGA
- a CDS encoding ABC transporter permease — MSRGDRRLAPAGLGLADVLQVGSAGLRGRPMRVVLSALGIAIGIATMIAVVGISATGQAALMRELDRLGTNMLVVRPGQSFVPGEDVKLPESAVRTVGAIDGVEQVGALGGLDGVHVYRSEHIPKTQTGGIAVQAATESLKETLRGSMAAGTWLNKANGRYPAVVLGHTAAKRLGITESGQRVWLGGRYFTVVGVLNPLPMAPEVDESALVGWAGARTWLGFDGHPTAVYERSTDDRVTAVQDLLPRTVDPQAPHEVEVSDPSEALKAKAASDAAFNSLLLGLGGVALLVGGVGIANTMIISVLERKHEIGLRRSFGATRGQIRLQFVVESLMLSGLGGLAGVVLGALATAIYAMTGGMPWTVPAWAMGGGAGATLAIGTLAGLYPAVRAARLSPTLALHAP; from the coding sequence GTGAGCCGCGGGGACCGGCGTCTCGCCCCCGCCGGGCTGGGCCTGGCGGACGTCCTCCAGGTCGGGTCGGCGGGACTGCGGGGCCGGCCGATGCGGGTGGTCCTGTCCGCGCTGGGCATCGCCATCGGGATCGCCACGATGATCGCCGTGGTGGGGATCTCCGCCACCGGCCAGGCCGCGCTCATGCGGGAACTGGACCGGCTCGGCACGAACATGCTGGTGGTCAGGCCCGGGCAGTCGTTCGTTCCCGGTGAGGATGTGAAGCTCCCCGAGAGCGCGGTCCGGACCGTCGGCGCGATCGACGGCGTGGAGCAGGTCGGCGCGCTGGGCGGTCTCGACGGCGTGCACGTCTACCGCTCCGAGCACATCCCGAAGACGCAGACCGGAGGCATCGCCGTCCAGGCCGCCACGGAGAGCCTGAAGGAGACGCTGCGCGGCTCCATGGCGGCGGGCACCTGGCTCAACAAGGCCAACGGCCGCTACCCGGCCGTCGTGCTCGGGCACACGGCGGCGAAGCGGCTCGGCATCACCGAGAGCGGCCAACGGGTCTGGCTGGGCGGCCGGTACTTCACCGTCGTCGGCGTCCTCAACCCCCTGCCGATGGCCCCCGAGGTCGACGAATCCGCGCTGGTCGGCTGGGCGGGGGCCCGGACCTGGCTCGGCTTCGACGGTCATCCGACCGCCGTGTACGAGCGGTCCACCGACGACCGGGTCACGGCGGTGCAGGACCTGCTGCCCCGCACCGTCGATCCGCAGGCACCGCACGAGGTCGAGGTCTCCGACCCGTCGGAGGCGCTGAAGGCCAAGGCGGCCTCGGACGCCGCGTTCAACAGCCTGCTGCTCGGTCTCGGTGGTGTCGCCCTGCTGGTCGGCGGGGTCGGCATCGCCAACACCATGATCATCTCGGTGCTGGAGCGGAAGCACGAGATAGGTCTGCGAAGGTCGTTCGGAGCCACCCGGGGACAGATCCGGCTCCAGTTCGTCGTCGAGTCGCTGATGCTGTCCGGACTCGGCGGTCTGGCCGGGGTCGTGCTCGGGGCGCTGGCCACCGCGATCTACGCGATGACGGGCGGCATGCCCTGGACGGTGCCCGCGTGGGCGATGGGCGGCGGGGCCGGGGCGACCCTGGCCATCGGCACCCTCGCCGGGCTCTACCCGGCGGTCCGGGCCGCGCGACTGTCCCCGACGCTCGCCCTGCACGCGCCCTGA
- a CDS encoding response regulator transcription factor, whose translation MRVLVVEDEEFLAEMIAEGLRANAIAADVAGDGLEAVRRLNDDVYDVLVLDRDLPGMHGDDVCRRIVHTGAVTRILMLTASGTVHDRVEGLSLGADDYLAKPFAFEELVARVLALGRRARPALPPVIRRSGIALDTAARQARRHGRPLRLSPKEFAVLEALLRAGGAVVSHDDLVEQVWEEHVSYRTNAVRVTLSRLRAKLGEPVVIETVSGAGYRVAVEPGE comes from the coding sequence ATGAGAGTCCTGGTTGTGGAGGACGAGGAATTCCTCGCGGAAATGATCGCCGAGGGCCTGCGTGCCAACGCCATCGCCGCCGACGTGGCCGGTGACGGTCTGGAGGCGGTGCGGCGGCTGAACGACGACGTGTACGACGTGCTCGTCCTGGACCGGGACCTGCCCGGCATGCACGGCGACGACGTCTGCCGCCGGATCGTGCACACCGGGGCTGTCACGCGGATTCTGATGCTGACGGCCTCCGGGACGGTCCACGACCGGGTGGAGGGCCTGTCCCTGGGCGCGGACGACTACCTCGCCAAGCCGTTCGCCTTCGAGGAGTTGGTGGCCCGGGTGCTGGCGCTCGGCCGACGGGCCCGACCGGCGCTGCCGCCCGTGATCCGGCGCTCGGGTATCGCCCTGGACACCGCCGCCCGGCAGGCGCGGCGGCACGGGCGCCCGCTGCGGCTGTCGCCGAAGGAGTTCGCGGTGCTGGAGGCACTGCTGCGGGCGGGCGGTGCCGTGGTGAGCCACGACGACCTCGTGGAGCAGGTCTGGGAGGAGCACGTCAGTTACCGCACCAACGCGGTCCGGGTGACACTCAGCCGGCTCCGGGCGAAGCTCGGTGAGCCCGTGGTCATCGAGACGGTGTCGGGTGCGGGGTACCGCGTCGCCGTGGAGCCCGGCGAATGA
- a CDS encoding ATP-binding protein gives MSAGSLPAFPVRTVALAGQIQASRRARHALTQYLSHRGLLRGPDGHRSEQVECALLVVSELVTNACRHTPGPRYLGMAVRGGCLLLEVSDRSRTMPRVVPPEERGASGGFGFGLVAALAEDWTVRTNSLGKAIRVTIPLTA, from the coding sequence ATGTCGGCCGGTTCCCTCCCGGCTTTCCCGGTCCGTACCGTGGCCCTGGCGGGCCAAATCCAGGCCTCCCGCCGTGCCCGGCACGCCCTGACGCAGTACCTGAGCCACCGAGGGCTGCTGCGGGGACCCGACGGACACCGCAGCGAGCAGGTGGAGTGCGCTCTTCTGGTGGTCTCCGAACTGGTCACGAACGCCTGCCGGCACACCCCGGGCCCTCGCTATCTGGGGATGGCCGTCAGAGGCGGATGTCTGCTGCTCGAAGTGAGCGACCGGAGCAGGACCATGCCCCGCGTCGTGCCTCCCGAGGAGCGGGGAGCGTCCGGGGGTTTCGGGTTCGGCCTCGTCGCGGCGCTGGCCGAGGACTGGACCGTGCGGACCAACAGCCTTGGCAAGGCGATCCGGGTGACCATCCCGCTGACGGCGTGA